The Planctomycetia bacterium region CGCCGACCCGCTGCGGATGGCGCATGCCATGCGGGCCGCCTGCGTCGCAGGCCGGCAGGCGTTCCTTGCCGGCCGGATCCCGCGCCGGCTGTATGCCAGCGCCTCGAGCCCCGAGGAGGGAGCGATCGGCGGACCTTCCTGAGAACGGCCCGCCCTCCGTCGTCGTCACCATGCTCGCCAAGCGCATCATTCCCTGCCTCGACGTCGAGAAGGGCCGGGTCGTCAAGGGGACGCGGTTTCTCGACCTCGTCGATGCCGGCGATCCAGTCGAGGTGGCGGCGCGGTACGAGGCCGAGGGGGCGGACGAGCTCGTGTTCCTCGACATCACGGCCAGCCACGAGGGGCGGGCGATCATGCTCGACGTCGTCCGGCGCGTGGCCGAGACGATCTTCATGCCGTTCACCGTGGGGGGCGGAATCGCCACGCTCGACGATGCGGCCCGGCTCGTGCAGGCCGGTGCCGAGAAGGTGAGCATCAATTCGGCCGCTGTCCGGACGCCGGACCTCGTGACCGCGGTCGCCGACCGGCTGGGAAGCTGTGCCACGGTGGTCAACATCGATCCCAAGCGGGTGCGGCGCGACGGCCGCGAGGTCTGGGAGGTGTTCATCAACGGCGGCCGCGTGCCCACCGGGCTGGAGGCCGTCGCCTGGGCGCGGCGGGTGGAGCAACTGGGGGCGGGCGAGATCGTGCTCACCTGCATGGACAGGGACGGCACGCGGGACGGCTACGACCTGGAGATCACGGCCGCCGTCGCCGGCGCGGTGCGGATCCCCGTCGTGGCCAGCGGCGGGGCTGGCAGGCCGGAGCACCTTGCGGCCGCGGTC contains the following coding sequences:
- the hisF gene encoding imidazole glycerol phosphate synthase subunit HisF; protein product: MLAKRIIPCLDVEKGRVVKGTRFLDLVDAGDPVEVAARYEAEGADELVFLDITASHEGRAIMLDVVRRVAETIFMPFTVGGGIATLDDAARLVQAGAEKVSINSAAVRTPDLVTAVADRLGSCATVVNIDPKRVRRDGREVWEVFINGGRVPTGLEAVAWARRVEQLGAGEIVLTCMDRDGTRDGYDLEITAAVAGAVRIPVVASGGAGRPEHLAAAVTSGGADAALAAGIFHFGECTIREVKELFRREGIPVRLPPL